A single region of the Elizabethkingia sp. JS20170427COW genome encodes:
- a CDS encoding SusC/RagA family TonB-linked outer membrane protein yields MNVKLRVLSAGVLFFIGQGIVAQTAKKDTTSTKEIEEVVVVAYGKQKKEAITGSVTELKAKELKEISSANIVQGMAGKVSGVQIFTGNGLPGEAPTVRFRGIGSINGSSAPLYVVDGVPFSGDIAAINNSDIESMTFLKDAASASLYGNRAANGVIIITTKKGKSGKPQFNLDLKAGVASRGIPEYAISSSIPEYYEYYYNLLKNTAISAGSSVADAHQSAIDDLITGSQGLGYNVTNVANNQLIDANGRFNSSAKVLYQEDWKDFLFKDGFYTNTYFSARSGTDNTTVFYSLGYEANDTYMVNSKWEKITGRITADSKLGSKLKFGGNLAYSFTKQNAPDGFNGGTAYSNPFQWSRFIAPIYPVHAYDAQGNIIKTSTGENAYDDGTGRYTGNVRRYGALQNPYATAINDIKVRKTNQIFAGGYATLNILKGLDFTYKVTGEFQNRRANELDTPLYGDAVDPNGRLYNWNRNISSLNQQQLLEYSTSLGKLNLNVLAAHESYKRDSDYMETHVTNGLLVDGIYSDMFATLVSAAGNGSPYSLDSYFGRINLDYDNKYFLTASARRDGSSRFHPDNRWGNFYSIGGSWVVSNEDFFKNNVVNYLKLKASYGEVGNDNLGYDFPYLDLYSVVQTTVSSPLISYNQVFKGNKDISWEKNKNFNVGLDLGLFNNRIKLDAEYFKKKTNDLLYMKPLPLSEGFASMPENIGDMENRGFEVNLSADVVRTQDFNINIFGNATFLKNEILALPDTSEGHIISGSHILKPGNSMYTWYMREFAGVNPNTGQALWTVVDANGNRSTTEDYNSASRIDTGLTAVPDVYGGFGLSVKYKNIDLTSNFAYQFGGTGYDSMWMSLMGGGLGENFHKDYYNTWSSTNTSALLPVVTADDTKQNYLTSTLGLIKNDYISLQNISLGYTFDKSLINSLGITNLRLFVTADNVYVWSKRKGYDPRMSIQGISSSNYSPIRTISFGANISF; encoded by the coding sequence ATGAATGTAAAATTAAGAGTGCTAAGTGCCGGCGTGCTATTTTTTATAGGGCAAGGCATAGTTGCACAAACAGCAAAAAAAGATACAACTTCTACAAAAGAGATTGAAGAAGTAGTAGTGGTAGCTTACGGAAAGCAGAAGAAAGAAGCAATTACTGGTTCTGTTACAGAACTTAAGGCAAAAGAGTTGAAAGAAATATCTTCTGCGAATATTGTTCAAGGTATGGCAGGAAAGGTTTCTGGGGTTCAGATATTTACAGGAAATGGACTGCCAGGAGAGGCTCCTACCGTAAGATTTAGAGGGATAGGCTCGATTAATGGGTCTTCGGCTCCTTTGTATGTAGTTGATGGAGTTCCTTTTTCTGGAGATATAGCTGCTATAAATAATAGTGATATTGAATCCATGACTTTCCTTAAAGATGCAGCTTCTGCTTCCCTATATGGTAACAGAGCAGCTAATGGGGTTATCATTATTACTACTAAAAAAGGAAAGAGTGGAAAACCTCAATTTAATTTAGATCTTAAAGCAGGGGTTGCTTCTAGAGGTATTCCTGAATATGCAATTTCATCAAGTATTCCTGAATACTATGAATACTATTACAACCTATTAAAAAATACTGCTATTTCTGCAGGAAGCTCAGTAGCTGATGCCCATCAATCGGCTATAGATGACTTAATTACAGGATCTCAAGGGTTAGGTTATAACGTAACTAATGTTGCGAATAACCAATTGATAGATGCCAATGGTAGATTTAATTCATCAGCCAAAGTATTGTATCAGGAAGATTGGAAAGATTTCTTGTTTAAAGATGGTTTTTATACCAATACTTACTTTAGTGCTAGAAGTGGAACAGATAATACAACTGTATTTTACTCTTTAGGGTATGAAGCAAATGACACCTATATGGTGAATTCCAAATGGGAGAAAATTACAGGTCGTATTACAGCAGATTCTAAATTGGGAAGTAAATTGAAATTTGGAGGTAATTTAGCATATTCATTTACAAAACAAAATGCTCCTGATGGCTTTAACGGTGGTACAGCTTATTCTAACCCTTTCCAATGGTCTAGATTTATTGCTCCAATCTATCCAGTGCATGCTTATGATGCTCAGGGGAATATTATAAAAACTTCTACCGGAGAAAATGCTTATGATGACGGTACAGGTAGATATACAGGAAATGTGAGAAGATATGGAGCTCTTCAAAACCCATATGCTACAGCAATTAATGATATTAAAGTTAGAAAGACTAATCAGATATTTGCTGGAGGGTATGCAACTCTTAATATTTTGAAAGGATTAGATTTTACTTATAAAGTAACTGGAGAATTCCAAAATAGAAGAGCGAATGAATTAGATACACCTTTATATGGTGATGCAGTAGATCCAAATGGAAGATTGTATAATTGGAATAGAAATATTTCATCTCTTAACCAACAGCAATTATTGGAGTATTCAACTAGTTTAGGTAAATTAAATTTAAATGTATTGGCTGCTCATGAATCTTATAAAAGAGATTCGGACTATATGGAAACTCACGTTACCAATGGTTTATTAGTAGATGGTATCTATTCTGACATGTTTGCTACTTTAGTTTCAGCAGCTGGTAATGGTAGTCCTTATTCACTAGATAGTTACTTCGGAAGAATTAATTTAGACTATGATAATAAATATTTTTTGACAGCTAGCGCAAGAAGAGATGGATCTTCTAGATTTCACCCAGACAATAGATGGGGGAACTTCTATTCAATAGGAGGTTCTTGGGTGGTATCTAATGAAGATTTCTTTAAGAATAATGTAGTAAACTATTTGAAATTAAAAGCATCATATGGTGAAGTAGGTAATGATAACTTAGGTTACGATTTCCCTTATCTAGATCTTTATTCAGTAGTACAAACAACAGTATCTTCACCTTTAATTTCTTATAATCAAGTATTTAAAGGAAATAAAGATATTTCTTGGGAAAAAAATAAAAACTTTAATGTTGGCTTAGATTTAGGTTTATTTAATAATAGAATTAAATTAGACGCAGAATACTTTAAGAAAAAGACAAATGATCTTCTTTATATGAAACCTTTACCATTATCTGAAGGATTTGCATCAATGCCTGAGAATATTGGAGATATGGAAAATAGAGGATTTGAAGTAAATCTTAGTGCTGATGTGGTAAGAACTCAGGATTTTAATATTAATATTTTTGGAAATGCAACTTTCTTGAAAAATGAAATATTAGCTTTGCCTGATACTAGTGAAGGGCATATCATCAGTGGCTCTCATATTTTAAAACCAGGAAACTCAATGTATACTTGGTATATGAGAGAATTTGCTGGAGTGAATCCTAATACCGGACAAGCTTTATGGACTGTAGTAGATGCTAATGGAAACAGATCTACAACAGAAGATTATAATTCAGCATCAAGAATTGATACAGGATTAACTGCGGTTCCAGATGTATATGGTGGATTTGGGCTAAGTGTTAAATACAAGAATATTGACTTAACATCTAATTTTGCTTATCAGTTTGGAGGTACAGGTTATGATAGCATGTGGATGAGTTTGATGGGTGGTGGTTTAGGAGAAAATTTCCACAAAGATTATTACAATACATGGTCTAGTACAAACACTTCTGCATTACTTCCTGTAGTTACAGCAGATGATACAAAGCAAAACTATTTAACATCAACTTTAGGTTTAATTAAGAATGATTATATCAGCTTACAGAATATATCTTTAGGATATACATTTGATAAATCATTAATTAATTCTTTAGGAATTACTAATCTAAGATTATTTGTGACTGCTGATAATGTATATGTATGGTCTAAGAGAAAAGGATACGATCCTCGTATGAGTATCCAAGGTATTTCTTCTAGTAATTATTCTCCAATCAGAACGATTTCATTTGGAGCTAATATTTCATTCTAA
- a CDS encoding RagB/SusD family nutrient uptake outer membrane protein: MKYRNIKIGALALSLAMVSVSCSRDFTETVFNESEIASSWKSVDQMHSFVLGALIDMRSTYYYGRDFSIYAEVRSDAMFSNGASAYFNTVYNYTMQASDAYATNTYSQIYKVIAKANNLINFDINSLENAEANKAKATYYVGQAYALRAQGFFDLLRLYGQKYIGGTEGIVMPLTYDPLNKQGRSSVAEVEKQIEADFTAALNKMSSTKGVDNPSNRTEISINAVKALMLRYYLYKEDYAKVSTLVNEIVASNNYKVIDKDALVNSWTTSGTSANSIFELYYGDAAMPGASSYAYVLNSGGYANVEVRKSAYAAYDADDARKGLIEQNSNGQYFLDNKFPDINGGATAVRIVRYEEVLLNGAEAEFKLGNTAKALEYINLIRVNRNLPAAITLTMEDIMAERSKELIGEGFRMWDLLRWGKEIPRPSGASTDKNRTIFPMPRVETDLAGSLVTANPGYDNY; encoded by the coding sequence ATGAAATACAGAAATATAAAAATAGGAGCATTAGCACTTTCTTTAGCAATGGTAAGTGTTAGCTGTAGTAGAGATTTCACCGAAACCGTTTTTAACGAGAGCGAAATCGCTTCTTCTTGGAAATCCGTAGATCAGATGCACTCTTTTGTACTAGGTGCTTTAATCGATATGAGATCTACTTACTATTATGGTAGAGATTTTTCTATCTATGCAGAAGTAAGATCAGATGCGATGTTTAGTAATGGTGCCTCAGCATATTTCAATACCGTGTATAACTACACTATGCAAGCTTCAGATGCTTATGCAACCAATACTTACTCTCAGATTTATAAAGTAATTGCAAAGGCTAACAACTTAATTAATTTTGATATTAATAGTCTTGAGAATGCAGAAGCAAATAAAGCAAAAGCTACTTATTATGTAGGTCAAGCATACGCGCTTAGAGCTCAAGGGTTCTTCGACTTATTAAGATTATACGGTCAAAAGTATATTGGAGGTACTGAGGGCATTGTAATGCCATTAACTTATGATCCTCTTAATAAACAAGGTAGATCTAGCGTAGCTGAAGTAGAAAAACAAATTGAAGCAGACTTTACTGCTGCTTTAAATAAAATGTCTTCTACTAAAGGGGTTGATAATCCTTCTAACAGAACAGAAATCTCTATCAATGCCGTAAAAGCTTTAATGTTGAGATACTACTTATACAAAGAAGATTATGCTAAAGTAAGTACATTGGTGAATGAAATAGTAGCAAGCAATAATTATAAAGTAATCGATAAAGATGCTTTGGTAAATTCTTGGACTACCAGTGGTACTTCTGCTAACTCTATTTTCGAGCTGTATTATGGAGATGCTGCAATGCCAGGGGCTTCCTCTTATGCTTACGTGTTAAATAGTGGAGGTTATGCCAATGTTGAGGTAAGAAAAAGCGCTTATGCTGCTTACGATGCGGATGATGCTCGTAAGGGGCTTATCGAACAAAATAGTAACGGACAGTATTTTCTAGATAATAAATTCCCAGATATTAATGGTGGTGCAACAGCAGTACGTATAGTAAGATATGAAGAAGTTCTTCTTAACGGTGCTGAAGCTGAATTTAAATTAGGAAATACAGCAAAAGCGCTAGAGTATATTAACTTAATCCGTGTAAACAGAAACTTACCAGCAGCTATAACACTTACTATGGAGGATATTATGGCCGAAAGATCAAAAGAGTTGATAGGGGAAGGTTTCAGAATGTGGGATCTATTAAGATGGGGTAAAGAAATCCCAAGACCTTCAGGAGCAAGTACAGATAAGAATCGTACCATTTTCCCAATGCCAAGAGTGGAAACAGACCTTGCAGGCTCTTTAGTAACAGCTAACCCAGGTTACGACAACTACTAA